Proteins encoded by one window of Paenibacillus urinalis:
- the cntC gene encoding staphylopine uptake ABC transporter permease subunit CntC, with the protein MRVWRNLRRDKLAVTSLIILVSTIVLGIFAPWFAPHDPLKVNMALRYNTPSWEYLLGNDHLGRCILSRLIYGIRPSVLWVIAALAISLIFGGAMGFLAGYFRGKVDALIMRLCDIVLSFPGYVMTLAIIGVFGVGLTNILIAFIVMKWAWFARMIRTAVMQYTESNYIRFSKAAGTSSTRIIFKHLLPLTLSDIAVLASSSLGSMILQISGFSFLGLGIQAPSPEWGMMLNEAREVMFTRPELMLAPGIAIILVVTSFNFLSDALQKAMDPKLAGMKFKERRARRNIFMKYKGEEAVR; encoded by the coding sequence ATGAGAGTCTGGAGAAATTTGAGAAGAGACAAGCTGGCTGTCACAAGCCTTATTATTTTGGTTTCAACGATCGTGCTCGGCATTTTCGCACCGTGGTTTGCTCCACATGATCCGCTCAAGGTAAATATGGCGCTGCGTTACAATACACCATCATGGGAATACCTCTTAGGAAATGATCATCTCGGAAGATGTATTCTGTCCCGCTTAATATATGGGATTCGTCCGAGCGTGCTATGGGTGATCGCCGCACTCGCTATATCTTTGATTTTTGGTGGCGCGATGGGCTTCCTGGCCGGTTATTTTAGAGGAAAAGTAGACGCTCTTATTATGAGATTATGTGATATCGTGCTCTCATTCCCCGGATACGTGATGACTCTGGCGATTATTGGAGTATTCGGCGTGGGGCTTACGAACATCCTCATTGCGTTTATCGTGATGAAGTGGGCATGGTTTGCCAGAATGATCCGAACGGCTGTTATGCAATATACGGAGTCGAATTATATCCGCTTCTCCAAAGCCGCTGGAACGAGTAGTACTCGCATCATATTCAAGCATCTCTTGCCTCTGACTCTATCGGATATTGCCGTGCTTGCGAGCAGCTCACTAGGCTCGATGATTCTGCAAATTTCCGGATTCTCCTTCTTGGGTCTCGGTATTCAAGCTCCGAGTCCGGAATGGGGCATGATGCTGAACGAAGCAAGAGAAGTGATGTTTACGAGACCCGAGCTGATGCTCGCCCCGGGTATTGCTATCATACTAGTCGTTACGAGCTTCAATTTCTTGTCGGATGCGCTTCAGAAAGCCATGGATCCCAAGCTCGCAGGAATGAAATTCAAAGAGAGAAGAGCTCGCAGAAATATCTTCATGAAATATAAAGGTGAAGAGGCGGTGAGATAG
- a CDS encoding alanyl-tRNA editing protein, translating into MTKKLYYDSAYMTQWETRIIDAWQQDDSCYVQLEETAFYPHGGGQPCDIGTIQGIPVLDVTADGDQIVHKVQSLPESSEVSCRIDWDVRFDHMQQHSAQHLLSAVCLELYKCPTLSFHLGVDYCTIDVESAELSRDQINAVEQEANRHIYLNHPILSYWVTEEEAAGIKLVKQPTVKENIRIVEMKDVEYNACGGTHVSSTGEIGIIKLLKTEKQKGNTRIYFTAGYRALKEFNLYGQIISTLSSRFKAGKEELVERLMNLEKEQKQLQTELAALRAQNDEYLAHQMISDATEVLISHTFEDKTLKDLQGLANKLTSITSKPVLLATAAENKVVLSQNKEAAPSCGKFFKEHLAEFKGKGGGSDVMAQAGFDSWEDAAAFFEFTSQYLIDQKEL; encoded by the coding sequence ATGACAAAGAAGCTTTACTACGACTCCGCTTATATGACCCAATGGGAGACCCGGATTATAGATGCATGGCAGCAAGACGACAGCTGTTACGTTCAGCTCGAAGAAACGGCTTTTTATCCTCATGGGGGAGGACAGCCTTGTGACATCGGGACGATTCAAGGGATTCCGGTACTGGATGTTACTGCCGATGGAGATCAGATCGTACATAAGGTTCAATCTTTGCCTGAATCGAGTGAGGTCAGCTGCAGGATTGATTGGGACGTCCGGTTCGATCATATGCAGCAGCACAGCGCACAGCATCTGCTGTCTGCTGTCTGCCTTGAGCTCTATAAATGCCCGACACTCAGCTTCCATCTGGGAGTTGATTACTGCACAATTGATGTCGAATCAGCTGAGCTGAGCAGAGACCAAATAAATGCGGTGGAACAGGAAGCGAACCGCCATATATATTTGAATCATCCGATTCTTAGCTATTGGGTGACCGAAGAAGAAGCTGCTGGAATCAAGCTGGTCAAGCAGCCTACTGTGAAGGAGAACATCCGCATCGTGGAGATGAAGGATGTGGAATACAATGCCTGCGGAGGCACCCATGTATCCTCGACCGGTGAGATCGGAATAATCAAGCTGCTCAAGACTGAGAAGCAGAAAGGGAATACCCGAATTTATTTTACAGCCGGCTATCGAGCACTGAAGGAATTTAACTTGTATGGGCAGATCATCAGCACGTTATCCTCTCGATTCAAAGCGGGTAAGGAAGAGCTAGTAGAACGGCTAATGAATTTGGAGAAAGAACAAAAACAGCTTCAAACGGAACTGGCTGCACTTAGAGCTCAAAATGATGAGTATCTTGCGCATCAAATGATTAGTGATGCCACTGAGGTTTTGATCAGTCATACCTTCGAGGACAAGACACTTAAGGATCTGCAAGGGTTAGCAAATAAATTAACCTCAATTACGAGCAAACCGGTACTGCTTGCCACAGCTGCCGAGAATAAAGTGGTTCTTTCTCAGAATAAAGAAGCTGCTCCGTCTTGCGGGAAGTTTTTTAAGGAGCATTTGGCTGAATTTAAGGGGAAAGGCGGAGGCAGCGATGTAATGGCTCAGGCGGGCTTTGATAGCTGGGAAGATGCTGCTGCATTTTTTGAATTTACATCTCAATATCTAATAGATCAGAAAGAGCTCTGA
- a CDS encoding diaminopimelate epimerase: protein MKCNPTQNMTVLVQTDHGNRNYESIATQIMSYDSIHAEQVGFIEQPTGSAAAYLHMAGGEFCGNACMSLAAYIVSKKGIGRYEEDKITIESSGTDQLIDCLVVSHGDHYTCELNMPVPYEIEPKMIHMEGHDYPCFLLRYEESIHLIMEIDEISESIRNSAQMTAQLMGLAGHHKLIGILLYEPENYRMTPLIHVPKLGSMIWERGCGSGTASIGAYLAWRNNTNVDIEVIQPGGLIKVHATYNNRLTSVNIKGNVEIVAEGRAYIDG, encoded by the coding sequence GTGAAATGTAATCCGACACAGAATATGACCGTACTTGTTCAAACGGATCATGGAAATCGGAACTATGAGTCCATTGCCACTCAGATTATGTCCTATGATAGTATTCATGCGGAGCAGGTAGGATTCATTGAACAGCCGACAGGCAGTGCTGCGGCATATTTACATATGGCTGGAGGTGAATTTTGCGGAAATGCATGCATGTCTCTGGCCGCCTATATCGTATCCAAGAAGGGTATCGGACGTTATGAGGAAGACAAGATTACTATTGAGTCCTCTGGGACTGATCAATTAATTGACTGTCTGGTTGTGAGTCATGGTGATCACTATACCTGTGAGCTGAATATGCCTGTACCGTATGAGATCGAACCGAAGATGATACATATGGAAGGACATGATTATCCCTGTTTCTTATTACGTTACGAGGAATCCATTCATCTCATTATGGAAATAGACGAGATCTCCGAAAGTATTCGAAATTCGGCTCAAATGACAGCACAACTCATGGGACTGGCTGGTCATCATAAGCTTATAGGCATTCTGTTGTATGAACCAGAAAATTATAGGATGACACCGCTCATTCATGTTCCCAAGCTTGGCAGCATGATATGGGAAAGAGGCTGTGGCTCGGGTACGGCATCCATAGGAGCTTATCTGGCATGGAGAAACAATACAAATGTCGATATAGAAGTCATTCAGCCCGGCGGACTTATAAAGGTTCATGCTACATATAACAATCGATTGACGAGCGTTAATATTAAGGGCAATGTCGAAATTGTGGCTGAAGGGAGAGCTTATATCGATGGCTAG
- a CDS encoding amino acid ABC transporter ATP-binding protein, with product MGKVRVEGLKKSYGSNEVLKNIDMSVNEGEVVCVIGPSGSGKSTLLRCINKLEEITAGHVIVDDQDLSDPKTDINKARENIGMVFQHFNLFPHFNVLKNIMFAPMELGKMNEQQARETATRLLQRVGLSDKAGAYPSELSGGQKQRVAIARALAMNPDVMLFDEPTSALDPEMVGEVLGVMKDLAREGMTMMIVTHEMGFAREVADRVIFMDGGYIIEEGTPEEVFGKPKHERTISFLQKVL from the coding sequence GTGGGTAAAGTTCGTGTTGAAGGCTTGAAGAAGAGCTATGGCTCAAATGAAGTACTTAAGAACATTGATATGTCTGTCAACGAGGGTGAAGTGGTGTGCGTCATTGGTCCTTCCGGATCCGGAAAGAGTACGCTCTTACGCTGCATCAACAAGCTCGAAGAAATTACGGCTGGACATGTTATTGTGGATGATCAGGATCTAAGTGATCCCAAAACAGACATAAACAAAGCTCGAGAAAACATTGGGATGGTGTTCCAGCACTTTAATCTGTTTCCGCATTTTAATGTATTGAAGAACATCATGTTTGCTCCGATGGAGCTCGGTAAAATGAATGAGCAGCAAGCACGTGAGACGGCTACGCGGTTACTGCAGCGTGTCGGTCTATCCGATAAAGCCGGTGCTTATCCTTCCGAATTATCGGGTGGTCAGAAGCAGCGTGTAGCGATTGCCCGTGCACTCGCGATGAATCCGGATGTCATGCTGTTTGATGAACCGACTTCGGCGCTTGACCCTGAGATGGTGGGTGAAGTACTTGGCGTTATGAAGGACCTTGCGCGTGAAGGCATGACGATGATGATCGTGACGCATGAGATGGGATTCGCACGTGAGGTTGCGGACCGGGTCATCTTCATGGATGGCGGTTATATTATTGAAGAGGGTACACCAGAGGAAGTATTCGGTAAACCGAAGCATGAGCGTACGATCAGCTTCCTGCAGAAAGTGCTCTAA
- a CDS encoding opine metallophore biosynthesis dehydrogenase: protein MSDFNRVLICGTGPVSIQMAVFMKKQWNSRIGIAGRISARSEHFYNALSSYHQFVRADVQNELHQVMEGEIKVDELFQSYETVTGMWDTIVLTVTADAYGQVLQRLDAELLRHVSCILLMSPTLGSGSLVQSYMTAMNPAAEMISFSTYLGDTRWVDSTPSNQVLTTAVKKKLYVGSTIPASDRVSSLCEHFARSGVQLKRMESPIAAESRNISLYVHPPLFMNNFSLHRIFGKSDIPAYVYKLFPEGPITSTLIQEMLSQWKEIMNILSSLQVEPLNLLKFMIDDNYPIRSESLAREDIEHFLELDDIHQQYLLYIRYTCLLIDPFSKPDKDGKYFDFSAVPIRKTFINKQGQWDIPRMPKEDYYRLKIIQGIARHTNNASPTIDRFVERYENTIQEIALQHPERILSNAFEVQTFAEDLKQICSSLSAVILRS, encoded by the coding sequence ATGAGCGATTTTAATCGAGTTCTAATCTGCGGTACAGGTCCGGTATCGATTCAAATGGCCGTATTTATGAAGAAGCAGTGGAACAGCCGCATCGGAATTGCAGGCAGGATCTCTGCGCGATCAGAGCATTTTTATAATGCCTTAAGCAGTTACCATCAATTCGTTCGGGCCGATGTTCAAAATGAACTGCATCAAGTGATGGAAGGCGAGATTAAGGTTGATGAGTTGTTCCAGAGCTATGAAACAGTAACCGGTATGTGGGATACGATTGTACTAACCGTGACGGCCGATGCATATGGACAAGTGCTTCAGAGGCTGGACGCGGAGCTCCTTCGACATGTAAGCTGCATCCTGCTTATGTCACCGACACTGGGGTCAGGCAGCCTGGTTCAGAGTTATATGACAGCCATGAATCCAGCAGCTGAGATGATCAGCTTCTCAACCTATCTGGGGGACACACGATGGGTAGATTCAACTCCGTCCAATCAAGTACTGACCACGGCAGTGAAGAAGAAGCTGTATGTCGGATCTACGATTCCTGCTTCTGATCGTGTGAGCAGCTTATGCGAGCATTTTGCGAGGTCTGGCGTCCAGCTTAAGCGAATGGAATCACCAATCGCCGCGGAGAGCAGAAACATATCCTTGTATGTGCACCCTCCATTATTCATGAATAATTTTTCATTACATCGAATCTTTGGGAAATCGGATATACCGGCTTACGTATATAAGCTGTTTCCTGAAGGACCTATTACATCCACTTTGATTCAAGAGATGCTGTCCCAATGGAAAGAGATCATGAATATATTGTCCTCTCTCCAGGTGGAACCGCTTAATCTGCTTAAGTTTATGATTGATGACAATTACCCGATTAGATCAGAGAGTCTGGCCCGCGAGGATATTGAGCATTTTCTTGAGCTGGATGACATCCATCAGCAATATTTGCTGTATATCAGGTACACTTGTCTGCTCATTGATCCCTTCTCCAAGCCGGATAAGGATGGCAAATACTTCGATTTCTCCGCTGTTCCCATTAGAAAGACATTCATCAACAAACAGGGGCAATGGGATATTCCGAGAATGCCGAAGGAGGATTACTATCGCCTCAAAATCATTCAGGGAATTGCCAGGCATACAAACAATGCTTCGCCAACCATTGACCGGTTTGTTGAGAGGTATGAGAACACGATTCAAGAGATTGCCCTACAGCACCCGGAGAGAATATTGTCCAATGCTTTTGAAGTACAAACCTTCGCAGAGGATCTGAAGCAAATTTGCAGCTCCTTAAGTGCAGTAATCCTAAGATCATAG
- the opp1B gene encoding nickel/cobalt ABC transporter permease, which translates to MGSYVVKRLLISVPLLLIISFVTFIFVNLSPVGPAEAVLQAQGVPVITEELILQTEQELGMDQPLFIQFFHWLTNVIQLDFGHSFVDGEPVSALIGPAFMNTLKLTLVSSVAIIILSIVLGIICALHEGKLLDQSIRGFSFILTSLPPYWLAALLIFYFSVKLDLLPTSGMGSYQHYILPVLVISVSYAGIYFRNVRSSMLNNLHEDYVLYARASGIKERKVIMHLLRNSLQVAVSIFCLAVPVILGSTVVIENVFAWPGLSSLSVKSILSRDFPVIQAFVLILAVSFVLFNTIADIVNAMLNPKLRNDL; encoded by the coding sequence GTGGGAAGCTATGTTGTTAAACGTTTGCTAATATCTGTACCGCTTCTGCTCATCATTTCTTTTGTCACATTTATATTCGTTAACTTGTCTCCTGTAGGACCGGCTGAGGCCGTCCTGCAGGCACAAGGCGTACCCGTCATTACAGAAGAGCTGATCCTTCAGACCGAACAAGAGCTTGGTATGGATCAGCCGCTGTTCATTCAATTCTTCCATTGGTTAACGAACGTAATACAGCTGGATTTTGGTCACTCTTTTGTGGATGGAGAACCTGTCAGCGCCTTAATCGGCCCTGCTTTTATGAATACACTCAAGCTTACACTTGTCTCTTCTGTGGCCATCATCATCCTGTCGATCGTGCTTGGTATCATATGTGCACTTCATGAAGGGAAGCTGCTCGACCAATCCATCAGAGGATTCTCATTCATTCTGACCTCGCTGCCGCCTTACTGGCTGGCCGCACTTCTCATATTTTACTTCTCGGTTAAACTGGATCTCTTGCCTACCAGCGGGATGGGCAGCTATCAGCATTATATTCTGCCTGTGCTTGTGATCTCGGTAAGCTATGCCGGCATCTATTTCCGAAATGTCCGCAGCTCCATGCTGAACAATCTTCACGAGGATTATGTACTGTATGCGCGTGCCAGCGGCATCAAGGAGCGAAAGGTGATTATGCATTTGCTGAGAAATTCACTCCAGGTCGCTGTTTCCATATTTTGTTTGGCAGTCCCTGTCATTCTCGGCAGTACCGTCGTTATAGAGAATGTATTCGCATGGCCAGGACTCAGCTCACTCAGCGTGAAGTCGATTCTCAGTCGGGATTTTCCAGTTATTCAAGCCTTTGTGCTTATACTGGCAGTATCCTTTGTCCTGTTCAATACGATCGCTGACATTGTCAATGCCATGCTCAATCCCAAGCTAAGGAATGATCTATAA
- a CDS encoding YwqG family protein, translating to MSLQQGARQKLEQLIEEYDFTHAAEYVIEHTRQGVRLKKSKKEDYTHPCVSRVGGDPDLPSSIVWPQASSGTPMTFLAQLNLDEIHKNDESFLLPSSGMLYFFVGIDEPAFNIEHQVLFVQRDELDGAARRKSPNITTLEGKFTGYQLEARSSLEPPNYAYVDYDVIEDEEHDYGEYEDLSFAIRDRHREDVVQIFGYPEGQHDDAEYEAALMLLTGEQYKYSTEEALKRISEKLAGGETAAMQEIQDTLMLLEIDSDDDIGFLWWDAGVLQFFIRKEDLLSGRFDRTYCSLYSS from the coding sequence ATGAGTCTTCAACAAGGTGCTCGACAAAAGCTGGAACAATTGATCGAAGAGTATGATTTCACTCATGCGGCTGAATATGTAATTGAACATACACGGCAAGGGGTAAGGTTGAAGAAGTCGAAGAAAGAGGATTATACTCATCCTTGCGTGTCAAGAGTTGGCGGAGATCCTGATCTGCCGTCATCTATTGTCTGGCCTCAGGCAAGCAGTGGTACGCCTATGACATTTCTTGCCCAGCTGAATTTGGATGAGATACATAAGAATGATGAATCATTCTTGCTGCCATCTAGCGGCATGCTCTATTTTTTTGTAGGTATTGATGAACCTGCCTTCAACATTGAACACCAAGTATTATTTGTGCAGAGGGATGAACTAGATGGGGCGGCAAGACGTAAATCTCCCAATATAACTACTTTGGAAGGGAAGTTTACTGGCTATCAGCTGGAAGCCAGATCTTCACTTGAGCCTCCAAATTATGCATACGTGGATTATGATGTGATAGAGGACGAGGAACACGATTATGGAGAGTATGAGGACCTGAGTTTCGCGATTAGAGACAGACATCGTGAAGATGTTGTTCAAATATTTGGTTATCCAGAGGGACAGCATGATGATGCAGAATATGAAGCAGCCTTAATGCTGTTGACCGGTGAGCAGTACAAATACAGTACCGAAGAAGCGCTCAAGAGGATCTCTGAGAAGCTTGCAGGCGGGGAGACGGCAGCTATGCAAGAAATTCAGGATACGCTTATGCTGCTTGAGATCGATTCTGATGATGATATCGGATTTTTATGGTGGGATGCAGGAGTATTACAATTCTTTATTCGTAAGGAAGATTTACTCTCTGGCCGGTTTGATCGAACCTATTGTTCTCTATATTCCAGCTGA
- a CDS encoding amino acid ABC transporter substrate-binding protein/permease: protein MKTTKVSFFILSLVLLLVTGLSGWAGGATAQSNSGKTYVIGTDITFAPFEFQDINGDFVGIDIDLLDAIAKDQNFQYEIKPLGFNAAVQALESNQVDGVIAGMSITDERKQKFDFSESYFESGVVMGVGANNDTIQSYEDLEGHKVAVKTGTEGYSFAESISEQYGFTIVPFDDSSQMYDDVKTGNSVATFEDYPVLAYGVTQNNGLKIVTDKEEGGSYGFAVSKGQNQELLQKFNAGLTNLKASGEYDQILEKYLGDGEGVPAPTISRGELMLQSIPPLLKGLGQTLIYTIVSLFFAFILGLIFGLMKVGQNKVLRFIATVFVDLFRGIPLIVLAFFIYFGIPQAFGFTMPLYLAAILTLSLNAGAYVTEIIRGGIQSIDQGQMEAARSLGLPYRTSMMKIVIPQAIRVMIPSFINQLVITLKDTSILSAIGLVELTQSGKIIIARTFASFDIWLMVAIMYLIVITILTKIASSLEVKRSRG, encoded by the coding sequence ATGAAAACAACAAAGGTCTCATTTTTTATTCTGTCGCTGGTGCTGCTTCTAGTAACCGGCTTGTCCGGATGGGCGGGAGGTGCTACAGCACAGTCGAATTCCGGAAAAACCTATGTAATTGGAACAGACATAACATTCGCACCGTTTGAATTTCAAGATATCAACGGTGATTTTGTCGGTATCGACATAGATCTGTTAGATGCAATTGCGAAGGATCAGAATTTTCAGTACGAAATTAAACCGCTAGGGTTTAATGCGGCAGTACAAGCGCTGGAGTCGAATCAAGTCGACGGCGTTATTGCCGGTATGAGTATTACAGACGAAAGAAAACAGAAATTTGATTTTTCAGAGTCTTATTTTGAATCCGGGGTTGTTATGGGTGTCGGTGCTAATAACGATACCATTCAGAGCTATGAAGACCTGGAAGGTCATAAAGTAGCCGTCAAGACGGGTACTGAAGGATACAGCTTCGCTGAGTCTATTTCGGAACAGTACGGATTCACCATTGTGCCATTTGATGATTCCTCACAAATGTATGATGATGTGAAGACGGGCAATTCAGTGGCTACTTTTGAAGACTATCCGGTCCTGGCTTACGGAGTAACTCAAAATAATGGACTGAAGATCGTAACGGATAAGGAAGAAGGCGGTTCCTACGGATTTGCGGTTAGCAAAGGGCAGAACCAAGAGCTGCTGCAAAAGTTTAACGCTGGACTCACAAACCTTAAAGCGAGCGGAGAGTATGATCAGATTCTCGAGAAGTATTTGGGAGACGGTGAAGGGGTACCTGCTCCAACCATAAGTCGCGGCGAACTGATGTTACAGTCGATTCCACCGCTATTGAAGGGTCTTGGACAAACACTGATTTATACGATAGTATCCTTGTTCTTTGCCTTTATTCTGGGTTTGATCTTCGGACTTATGAAGGTTGGACAAAACAAGGTCCTGCGCTTCATCGCAACTGTGTTCGTTGATTTATTCCGTGGTATACCACTTATCGTACTCGCATTCTTTATTTACTTTGGTATTCCACAGGCGTTTGGCTTTACGATGCCGCTGTACCTGGCTGCCATTCTGACACTCAGCTTGAATGCAGGTGCTTATGTAACAGAAATCATCCGCGGCGGGATTCAATCCATTGATCAAGGTCAGATGGAAGCGGCGCGTTCGCTTGGACTGCCTTATCGCACATCGATGATGAAGATTGTCATTCCACAGGCGATCCGTGTGATGATTCCTTCATTTATTAACCAGCTGGTTATTACACTTAAGGATACGTCGATCCTATCTGCGATCGGACTGGTCGAGCTGACTCAATCCGGTAAGATTATTATCGCGAGAACGTTCGCATCCTTTGATATCTGGCTGATGGTTGCTATCATGTATCTGATTGTCATCACTATTCTAACTAAAATTGCTAGCTCGCTGGAGGTGAAACGTAGTCGTGGGTAA
- the cntA gene encoding staphylopine-dependent metal ABC transporter substrate-binding lipoprotein gives MFLLAVIVLSGCSSQSSSGGDTNSETVSGNTPAQELIYASAKDIGDMNPHLYTGSMPAQGMVYESLVENTKDGIKPLLAESWDISEDGKTYTFHLREDVTFHDGEPFNAESVKLNIEAVQRNAEKHSWIKLSTQLVSCNVIDEFTVEFVLSEPYYPALIELSMTRPFVFISPKDFINGETKDGVSGYHGTGPYALTEHKKEEYAVFTANEEYWGEVPQVKKITSKVLPAGETTYLAMLKGEVNFAFTDDRGADSMDVEAMNQLVDTGDYQLVRSEPVNTKMIVANSSKKESPASETAVREAIWYAIDRETIARDIFNGTESPASTLFSSNVEYADVELKERGYDQAKANEILEGAGWKLNDSGVRTKNGKPLSISLYYDVNSSTQKIQAEFIQSTLAEIGIQLKIIVEESTSVASRRGSGDYELLFNQTWGLAYDPQSTVSAFTSDASYLYTTQGLAQADELYSNINEVMITTDEEARKSLYADILTVVHDEAVFIPISNGSVTVVAPSDLTGISFKQSQFELPFDQMHFE, from the coding sequence ATGTTTTTATTAGCGGTGATCGTCCTATCCGGATGTTCGTCACAATCCTCATCGGGCGGGGACACGAATTCAGAGACCGTCAGCGGCAATACTCCTGCTCAGGAGCTCATCTACGCTTCAGCCAAGGACATCGGCGATATGAATCCTCATCTGTACACGGGTTCCATGCCTGCACAGGGAATGGTATATGAATCACTCGTTGAGAACACAAAGGACGGCATTAAGCCACTGCTTGCTGAATCATGGGATATTTCCGAAGATGGCAAAACGTATACTTTTCATCTAAGGGAAGACGTTACGTTTCATGACGGGGAGCCATTTAATGCAGAGTCAGTCAAGCTTAACATAGAAGCTGTTCAGAGAAATGCGGAGAAGCATTCCTGGATCAAGCTGTCGACACAGCTCGTTAGCTGCAATGTAATTGATGAATTTACGGTTGAATTTGTGCTTAGTGAGCCGTATTATCCGGCTCTGATTGAATTATCCATGACCAGACCTTTTGTCTTCATTTCCCCGAAGGATTTTATTAATGGAGAGACCAAGGACGGGGTATCCGGCTATCATGGAACAGGCCCTTATGCTCTAACGGAACACAAAAAGGAAGAGTATGCCGTATTCACAGCCAATGAAGAGTACTGGGGAGAGGTGCCCCAGGTTAAGAAAATTACCTCGAAAGTGCTGCCGGCAGGAGAGACGACTTACCTTGCCATGCTTAAGGGAGAAGTCAACTTCGCCTTCACGGATGACCGGGGAGCCGACAGCATGGATGTTGAAGCGATGAATCAATTAGTGGATACCGGTGACTATCAGCTGGTACGCAGTGAACCGGTTAATACGAAGATGATCGTAGCTAACAGCAGCAAAAAAGAAAGTCCGGCAAGCGAAACGGCTGTGCGGGAAGCAATCTGGTACGCCATTGATCGGGAGACCATTGCCAGAGATATTTTCAATGGGACAGAGTCACCTGCCAGCACCTTGTTCTCCTCCAATGTGGAATATGCGGACGTGGAGCTGAAGGAACGCGGCTATGATCAGGCCAAGGCTAATGAAATTTTGGAAGGCGCAGGCTGGAAGCTGAATGACAGCGGTGTGAGAACGAAGAACGGAAAACCGCTGTCCATAAGTCTGTATTATGATGTGAATTCATCCACTCAGAAAATACAGGCTGAATTCATACAGAGCACGCTGGCGGAGATCGGTATTCAGCTGAAGATTATAGTTGAAGAATCGACTTCCGTTGCGAGCCGAAGAGGATCGGGTGATTATGAGCTGCTATTTAATCAAACCTGGGGGCTTGCTTATGATCCGCAGAGCACCGTTTCAGCCTTTACTTCCGATGCATCGTACTTATATACAACACAAGGCCTTGCACAAGCCGATGAGCTCTATTCAAATATCAACGAGGTCATGATTACAACCGACGAGGAAGCACGCAAATCATTGTACGCGGATATCCTGACCGTCGTTCATGATGAAGCGGTGTTCATACCGATTTCTAATGGTAGTGTGACCGTCGTCGCTCCGTCCGATTTAACCGGAATTTCCTTTAAACAATCGCAGTTTGAGCTGCCTTTCGATCAGATGCATTTCGAGTAA
- a CDS encoding ribosomal RNA methyltransferase FmrO domain protein — translation MARTITIDSHDFTHSLEAFLKRFEAMSHQYNSTTHHSHDLELLTDEYAAFITNQANRNLWDELASEELGAELVWNLRRESAFCVAIMEKYRALKLLSGSSDQSDYFKNIESCIEQEFGSFQVSSDSKVLLVGSGSFPMTPLLIAKRTGARVVGVDIDAEAIHLGRSVLNVLGPEYDICLTQTPPEKLEGINEFTHIIFSSTVEDKFNIMDRLHALTSDQVVVAMRYGNGLKSLFNFPLQEVDTLKWRLEEHVLRHDQVFDIALYKKNNS, via the coding sequence ATGGCTAGGACGATTACAATCGATTCACACGATTTTACCCACAGCTTAGAAGCATTCCTGAAACGGTTTGAAGCAATGTCTCACCAATATAATTCGACGACTCACCATTCACATGACCTAGAGTTATTGACCGATGAATATGCGGCATTCATTACGAACCAGGCAAACCGAAATTTATGGGATGAGCTGGCGTCCGAAGAATTGGGGGCTGAGCTGGTATGGAACCTTAGAAGAGAATCGGCCTTTTGTGTCGCAATCATGGAGAAATACCGGGCACTGAAGCTGCTTAGCGGCTCTTCGGATCAGTCTGATTATTTCAAAAATATTGAATCCTGCATCGAGCAGGAATTTGGAAGTTTTCAAGTGTCCTCCGATTCCAAGGTGTTATTAGTTGGTTCCGGTTCGTTCCCGATGACGCCTCTGCTCATTGCCAAGAGAACAGGTGCGCGGGTTGTAGGCGTAGATATTGATGCTGAAGCGATTCATTTAGGTCGTTCTGTCCTCAACGTTCTTGGACCGGAGTATGATATCTGTCTTACACAGACACCACCAGAGAAGCTTGAAGGGATAAACGAATTTACCCATATCATCTTCAGTTCTACGGTAGAAGACAAATTCAATATCATGGATCGATTGCATGCACTGACGAGTGACCAAGTGGTGGTGGCGATGAGGTATGGCAATGGACTGAAGTCCTTGTTTAACTTCCCTCTCCAGGAAGTGGACACGTTAAAGTGGAGACTTGAGGAGCACGTACTGCGCCACGATCAGGTATTTGATATTGCTCTGTATAAGAAGAACAACTCTTAG